The Methylobacterium currus genome contains a region encoding:
- a CDS encoding PIN domain-containing protein gives MRRTLSHRRVDAKARWYELPLAILPFDAADAHRAGEIRAALSLAGTPIGPSDVLIAGQASQRGTAPVTRNVREFRRVPGLTVEDWEAEDIVH, from the coding sequence ATGCGCCGGACGCTTTCGCATCGACGTGTCGATGCGAAAGCGCGATGGTATGAATTGCCCCTAGCGATCCTGCCGTTCGATGCCGCCGACGCCCACCGGGCCGGCGAGATCAGGGCGGCATTGTCCCTCGCCGGAACGCCGATCGGCCCTTCCGACGTGCTGATCGCCGGTCAGGCGAGCCAGCGAGGGACGGCACCGGTAACCCGCAACGTGAGAGAGTTCCGGCGGGTGCCCGGGCTCACGGTGGAGGATTGGGAAGCCGAGGATATCGTCCACTGA